One window of the Zea mays cultivar B73 chromosome 3, Zm-B73-REFERENCE-NAM-5.0, whole genome shotgun sequence genome contains the following:
- the LOC100193324 gene encoding uncharacterized protein LOC100193324: MEMESSPAAPRHHNRCLPCCALGSTSRATPLIDKHVVRPHRLPDRQACHGSRHLQPPRFFGQQARDHASHYSVVVVPGASCLRVSLTSDYVRRDLPCPGSKQNQGIRSASHGCCHVGDLIVHKNLRFDTKSLTKGRSR; the protein is encoded by the coding sequence ATGGAGATGGAGTCTAGCCCCGCAGCTCCTCGGCATCACAATCGTTGCCTCCCGTGTTGTGCCCTTGGATCCACTTCTCGTGCGACGCCCCTGATCGACAAGCACGTCGTGCGTCCGCACCGCCTCCCTGACCGACAAGCATGTCATGGCTCCAGGCACTTGCAGCCTCCGCGCTTCTTCGGCCAGCAAGCACGCGACCACGCCTCCCACTATTCAGTCGTGGTGGTTCCAGGTGCTTCTTGCCTCCGTGTCTCCCTGACTAGCGACTATGTAAGGAGGGACCTCCCCTGCCCTGGCTCCAAACAGAATCAGGGAATACGGTCAGCCTCCCATGGTTGCTGCCATGTAGGCGATCTGATAGTCCACAAAAACCTAAGATTCGACACCAAGTCACTAACCAAAGGAAGATCGAGATGA